A single genomic interval of Mesoplodon densirostris isolate mMesDen1 chromosome 8, mMesDen1 primary haplotype, whole genome shotgun sequence harbors:
- the LIMS2 gene encoding LIM and senescent cell antigen-like-containing domain protein 2 isoform X2, translating to MRWSFPGKGTSNTSSALANAVCQRCQARFAPAERIVSSSGELYHEHCFVCAQCFRPFPDGLFYELEGRKYCEHDFQMLFAPCCGTCGEFIIGRVIKAMNNNWHPGCFRCELCDVELADLGFVKNAGRHLCRPCHSREKAKGLGKYICQRCYLVIDEQPLMFKSDAYHPDHFSCTHCGKELTAEARELKGELYCLPCHDKMGVPICGACRRPIEGRVVNALGKQWHVEHFVCAKCEKPFLGHRHYEKKGLAYCETHYNQLFGDVCYTCSHVIEGDVVSALNKAWCVHCFSCSTCNSRLTLKNKFVEVDMKPVCKRCYEKFPLELKKRLKKLSELAARRAQPKPAGLQPA from the exons TAACACGTCCAGTGCCTTGGCCAACGCCGTGTGCCAGCGATGCCAGGCCCGCTTCGCCCCCGCCGAGCGGATTGTCAGCAGCAGCGGGGAGCTGTACCACGAGCACTGCTTCGTGTGCGCCCAGTGCTTCCGGCCCTTCCCCGACGGGCTCTTCTACGAG CTCGAAGGGCGGAAGTACTGCGAGCACGACTTCCAGATGCTGTTCGCTCCGTGCTGCGGGACCTGCG GCGAGTTCATCATCGGCCGCGTCATCAAGGCCATGAACAACAACTGGCACCCCGGGTGCTTTCGCTGCGAGCTGTGCGACGTGGAGCTGGCCGACCTGGGCTTCGTGAAGAACGCAGGCAG GCACCTGTGCCGACCCTGCCACAGCCGTGAGAAGGCCAAGGGCCTGGGCAAGTACATCTGTCAGCGCTGCTACCTGGTCATTGACGAGCAGCCCCTCATGTTCAAGAGTGATGCGTACCACCCAGACCACTTCAGCTGCACCCACTGCGG GAAGGAGCTGACTGCAGAGGCCCGCGAGCTGAAGGGCGAGCTCTACTGCCTGCCCTGCCATGACAAGATGGGTGTCCCCATCTGTGGGGCCTGCCGCCGGCCCATCGAGGGCCGTGTGGTCAACGCGCTGGGCAAGCAGTGGCACGTGGAG CACTTTGTCTGCGCCAAGTGTGAGAAGCCGTTCCTGGGGCACCGGCACTATGAGAAGAAGGGCCTGGCCTACTGTGAGACCCACTACAACCAG CTCTTTGGGGACGTCTGCTACACCTGCAGCCACGTGATCGAGGGTGACG TGGTGTCGGCCCTCAACAAGGCCTGGTGTGTGCACTGCTTCtcctgttccacctgcaacagcCGGCTCACCCTGAA GAACAAGTTCGTGGAGGTCGACATGAAGCCCGTGTGTAAGAGGTGCTACGAGAAGTTCCCGCTGGAGCTGAAGAAGCGGCTGAAGAAGCTGTCGGAGCTGGCAGCCCGCAGGGCGCAGCCCAAGCCCGCGGGCCTCCAGCCCGCCTGA
- the LIMS2 gene encoding LIM and senescent cell antigen-like-containing domain protein 2 isoform X1 gives MPCWRLPWPLSLPYNTSSALANAVCQRCQARFAPAERIVSSSGELYHEHCFVCAQCFRPFPDGLFYELEGRKYCEHDFQMLFAPCCGTCGEFIIGRVIKAMNNNWHPGCFRCELCDVELADLGFVKNAGRHLCRPCHSREKAKGLGKYICQRCYLVIDEQPLMFKSDAYHPDHFSCTHCGKELTAEARELKGELYCLPCHDKMGVPICGACRRPIEGRVVNALGKQWHVEHFVCAKCEKPFLGHRHYEKKGLAYCETHYNQLFGDVCYTCSHVIEGDVVSALNKAWCVHCFSCSTCNSRLTLKNKFVEVDMKPVCKRCYEKFPLELKKRLKKLSELAARRAQPKPAGLQPA, from the exons TAACACGTCCAGTGCCTTGGCCAACGCCGTGTGCCAGCGATGCCAGGCCCGCTTCGCCCCCGCCGAGCGGATTGTCAGCAGCAGCGGGGAGCTGTACCACGAGCACTGCTTCGTGTGCGCCCAGTGCTTCCGGCCCTTCCCCGACGGGCTCTTCTACGAG CTCGAAGGGCGGAAGTACTGCGAGCACGACTTCCAGATGCTGTTCGCTCCGTGCTGCGGGACCTGCG GCGAGTTCATCATCGGCCGCGTCATCAAGGCCATGAACAACAACTGGCACCCCGGGTGCTTTCGCTGCGAGCTGTGCGACGTGGAGCTGGCCGACCTGGGCTTCGTGAAGAACGCAGGCAG GCACCTGTGCCGACCCTGCCACAGCCGTGAGAAGGCCAAGGGCCTGGGCAAGTACATCTGTCAGCGCTGCTACCTGGTCATTGACGAGCAGCCCCTCATGTTCAAGAGTGATGCGTACCACCCAGACCACTTCAGCTGCACCCACTGCGG GAAGGAGCTGACTGCAGAGGCCCGCGAGCTGAAGGGCGAGCTCTACTGCCTGCCCTGCCATGACAAGATGGGTGTCCCCATCTGTGGGGCCTGCCGCCGGCCCATCGAGGGCCGTGTGGTCAACGCGCTGGGCAAGCAGTGGCACGTGGAG CACTTTGTCTGCGCCAAGTGTGAGAAGCCGTTCCTGGGGCACCGGCACTATGAGAAGAAGGGCCTGGCCTACTGTGAGACCCACTACAACCAG CTCTTTGGGGACGTCTGCTACACCTGCAGCCACGTGATCGAGGGTGACG TGGTGTCGGCCCTCAACAAGGCCTGGTGTGTGCACTGCTTCtcctgttccacctgcaacagcCGGCTCACCCTGAA GAACAAGTTCGTGGAGGTCGACATGAAGCCCGTGTGTAAGAGGTGCTACGAGAAGTTCCCGCTGGAGCTGAAGAAGCGGCTGAAGAAGCTGTCGGAGCTGGCAGCCCGCAGGGCGCAGCCCAAGCCCGCGGGCCTCCAGCCCGCCTGA
- the GPR17 gene encoding LOW QUALITY PROTEIN: uracil nucleotide/cysteinyl leukotriene receptor (The sequence of the model RefSeq protein was modified relative to this genomic sequence to represent the inferred CDS: substituted 1 base at 1 genomic stop codon), giving the protein MRQLTPAPQDWCAVSRQARRLVPARGGGQYLGVALTERPGADCTAAGHSPGPSHLWWLTRHEAAAGPTAPRPHSLDHPPSLYYGNPRLGMAPSLLLRADVPMPTGHLPTTQAGSGGVGGGASGEPQKLRCRQGHARLKPIPARGCGLCGVCTEGTLARLSCLLLPTPPGPRPARPSCDGCRVPGAGRTGEAVGLRGPMHPTPQTAHRGKEQKTWGSSPCPHTPQSLRQTGHHALPVVLTPSPRPEGWPSGSPGSRQGLHMPCRDVAAQWGAGPSSSLAPSPWFWFCFLLKFREPVMPAHPQMDPRGVLSGPRGNARGGTGSGPAGTAGFRGLTSAEGDAPPVAGSPGPVCLFPPGSAPGSTSSXSMNGLEVASSGLMANSSLAPTEQCGQETPLENVLFASFYLLDFILAFVGNSLALWLFVRDHKSGTPANVFLMHLAVADLSCVLVLPTRLVYHFSGSHWPFGEIPCRLTGFLFYLNMYASIYFLTCISADRFLAIVHPVKSLKLRRPLHAHLACAFLWVMVAVAMAPLLVSPQTVRTNRTVVCLQLYREKASQHAFASLAVAFTFPFVTTVTCYLLIIRSLRQGPRVERRLKNKAVRMIAAVLAIFLVCFVPYHVHRSVYVLRYRGHRASCAAQRALALGNRITSCLSSLNGALDPIMYFFVAEKFRDALCSLLCGKRLPGPPPSADGKTNESSLSARSEL; this is encoded by the exons atgaggcaacTGACGCCTGCCCCTCAGGACTGGTGTGCGGTGTCCAGGCAGGCCCGCCGCCTCGTGCCGGCCAGAGGAGGTGGTCAGTACCTGGGAGTGGCCCTCACGGAGCGGCCGGGTGCCGACTGCACCGCCGCGGGGCACAGCCCGGGCCCGAG CCATCTGTGGTGGTTAACGAGGCATGAAGCTGCTGCCGGCCCGACAGCCCCTCGTCCCCACAGTCTggaccaccctccctccctctactATGGGAACCCACGCCTGGGGATGGCACCCAGCCTCCTCCTCAGGGCTGACGTGCCCATGCCCACGGGGCACCT CCCAACCACACAGGCAGGGAGTGGAGGTGTTGGGGGCGGGGCTTCAGGGGAGCCCCAGAAGCTGCGCTGCAGGCAGGGGCACGCGAGGCTGAAACCGATCCCCGCTCGGGGCTGTGGACTGTGTGGGGTGTGCACAGAGGGCACTCTGGCCCGGCTGTCCTGCCTTCTCCTGCCCACACCCCCGGGTCCCAGGCCTG CCAGGCCCTCCTGTGATGGGTGCCGGGTGCcgggtgctgggagaactggggaAGCCG TGGGGCTCAGGGGCCCCATGCACCCCACCCCTCAGACAGCACACAGGGGAAAGGAACAGAAAACGTGGggctcctccccctgccctcacACCCCCCAGAGCCTCAGACAGACGGGTCACCACGCTCTCCCTGTGGTGCTGACTCCATCCCCCAGGCCTGAGGGGTGGCCTTCCGGGTCACCAGGGTCCAGACAGGGCCTTCACATGCCCTGTAGGGACGTGGCTGCACAGTGGGGAGCCGGCCCCAGCAGCAGCTTAGCACCCAGTCcctggttttggttttgcttcctGCTGAAGTTCAGAGAGCCTGTGATGCCTGCCCACCCCCAGATGGACCCAAGAGGTGTCCTCAGTGGCCCCCGAGGCAACGCCAGGGGTGGAACAGGGTCGGGGCCGGCAGGTACCGCAGGCTTCCGAGGGCTCACGTCTGCAGAGGGTGATGCCCCGCCGGTCGCAggctctccagggcctgtctgctTGTTCCCTCCAGGCTCAGCCCCAGGCTCTACCTCCAGCTAAAGCATGAATGGCCTCGAGGTGGCTTCCTCAGGCCTGATGGCCAACTCCTCCCTGGCCCCCACGGAGCAATGTGGCCAAGAGACGCCGCTGGAGAACGTCCTCTTTGCCTCCTTCTACCTCCTGGATTTCATCCTGGCTTTTGTTGGCAACTCCCTGGCCCTGTGGCTCTTCGTCCGGGACCACAAGTCCGGCACCCCTGCCAACGTGTTCCTGATGCACCTGGCCGTGGCCGACCTGTCCTGCGTGCTGGTCCTGCCCACCCGCCTTGTCTACCACTTCTCGGGGAGCCACTGGCCGTTTGGGGAGATCCCGTGCCGGCTCACCGGCTTCCTCTTCTACCTCAACATGTACGCCAGCATCTACTTTCTCACCTGCATCAGCGCTGACCGCTTCCTGGCCATCGTGCACCCCGTCAAGTCCCTCAAGCTCCGCAGGCCCCTCCACGCCCACCTGGCCTGCGCCTTCctctgggtgatggtggccgTGGCCATGGCCCCGCTGCTGGTGAGCCCACAAACGGTGCGGACCAACCGCACGGTGGTCTGCCTGCAGCTGTACAGGGAGAAGGCCTCCCAGCACGCCTTTGCGTCTCTGGCCGTGGCCTTCACCTTCCCGTTCGTCACCACGGTCACCTGCTACCTGCTCATCATCCGCAGCCTGCGGCAGGGCCCACGCGTGGAGCGGCGCCTCAAGAACAAGGCGGTGCGCATGATCGCCGCGGTGCTGGCCATCTTCCTCGTCTGCTTCGTGCCCTACCACGTCCACCGCTCCGTCTACGTGCTGCGCTACCGCGGCCACCGCGCCTCGTGCGCCGCCCAGCGCGCGCTGGCGCTCGGCAACCGCATCACGTCCTGCCTCAGCAGCCTCAACGGCGCTCTCGACCCCATCATGTACTTCTTCGTGGCCGAGAAGTTCCGAGACGCCCTGTGCAGCCTGCTGTGCGGCAAGAGGCTGCCGGGGCCGCCCCCCAGCGCCGACGGGAAGACCAACGAGAGCTCGCTGAGCGCCAGGTCGGAGCTGTGA
- the LIMS2 gene encoding LIM and senescent cell antigen-like-containing domain protein 2 isoform X3, which produces MTGSNTSSALANAVCQRCQARFAPAERIVSSSGELYHEHCFVCAQCFRPFPDGLFYELEGRKYCEHDFQMLFAPCCGTCGEFIIGRVIKAMNNNWHPGCFRCELCDVELADLGFVKNAGRHLCRPCHSREKAKGLGKYICQRCYLVIDEQPLMFKSDAYHPDHFSCTHCGKELTAEARELKGELYCLPCHDKMGVPICGACRRPIEGRVVNALGKQWHVEHFVCAKCEKPFLGHRHYEKKGLAYCETHYNQLFGDVCYTCSHVIEGDVVSALNKAWCVHCFSCSTCNSRLTLKNKFVEVDMKPVCKRCYEKFPLELKKRLKKLSELAARRAQPKPAGLQPA; this is translated from the exons TAACACGTCCAGTGCCTTGGCCAACGCCGTGTGCCAGCGATGCCAGGCCCGCTTCGCCCCCGCCGAGCGGATTGTCAGCAGCAGCGGGGAGCTGTACCACGAGCACTGCTTCGTGTGCGCCCAGTGCTTCCGGCCCTTCCCCGACGGGCTCTTCTACGAG CTCGAAGGGCGGAAGTACTGCGAGCACGACTTCCAGATGCTGTTCGCTCCGTGCTGCGGGACCTGCG GCGAGTTCATCATCGGCCGCGTCATCAAGGCCATGAACAACAACTGGCACCCCGGGTGCTTTCGCTGCGAGCTGTGCGACGTGGAGCTGGCCGACCTGGGCTTCGTGAAGAACGCAGGCAG GCACCTGTGCCGACCCTGCCACAGCCGTGAGAAGGCCAAGGGCCTGGGCAAGTACATCTGTCAGCGCTGCTACCTGGTCATTGACGAGCAGCCCCTCATGTTCAAGAGTGATGCGTACCACCCAGACCACTTCAGCTGCACCCACTGCGG GAAGGAGCTGACTGCAGAGGCCCGCGAGCTGAAGGGCGAGCTCTACTGCCTGCCCTGCCATGACAAGATGGGTGTCCCCATCTGTGGGGCCTGCCGCCGGCCCATCGAGGGCCGTGTGGTCAACGCGCTGGGCAAGCAGTGGCACGTGGAG CACTTTGTCTGCGCCAAGTGTGAGAAGCCGTTCCTGGGGCACCGGCACTATGAGAAGAAGGGCCTGGCCTACTGTGAGACCCACTACAACCAG CTCTTTGGGGACGTCTGCTACACCTGCAGCCACGTGATCGAGGGTGACG TGGTGTCGGCCCTCAACAAGGCCTGGTGTGTGCACTGCTTCtcctgttccacctgcaacagcCGGCTCACCCTGAA GAACAAGTTCGTGGAGGTCGACATGAAGCCCGTGTGTAAGAGGTGCTACGAGAAGTTCCCGCTGGAGCTGAAGAAGCGGCTGAAGAAGCTGTCGGAGCTGGCAGCCCGCAGGGCGCAGCCCAAGCCCGCGGGCCTCCAGCCCGCCTGA
- the LIMS2 gene encoding LIM and senescent cell antigen-like-containing domain protein 2 isoform X4: MLFAPCCGTCGEFIIGRVIKAMNNNWHPGCFRCELCDVELADLGFVKNAGRHLCRPCHSREKAKGLGKYICQRCYLVIDEQPLMFKSDAYHPDHFSCTHCGKELTAEARELKGELYCLPCHDKMGVPICGACRRPIEGRVVNALGKQWHVEHFVCAKCEKPFLGHRHYEKKGLAYCETHYNQLFGDVCYTCSHVIEGDVVSALNKAWCVHCFSCSTCNSRLTLKNKFVEVDMKPVCKRCYEKFPLELKKRLKKLSELAARRAQPKPAGLQPA; this comes from the exons ATGCTGTTCGCTCCGTGCTGCGGGACCTGCG GCGAGTTCATCATCGGCCGCGTCATCAAGGCCATGAACAACAACTGGCACCCCGGGTGCTTTCGCTGCGAGCTGTGCGACGTGGAGCTGGCCGACCTGGGCTTCGTGAAGAACGCAGGCAG GCACCTGTGCCGACCCTGCCACAGCCGTGAGAAGGCCAAGGGCCTGGGCAAGTACATCTGTCAGCGCTGCTACCTGGTCATTGACGAGCAGCCCCTCATGTTCAAGAGTGATGCGTACCACCCAGACCACTTCAGCTGCACCCACTGCGG GAAGGAGCTGACTGCAGAGGCCCGCGAGCTGAAGGGCGAGCTCTACTGCCTGCCCTGCCATGACAAGATGGGTGTCCCCATCTGTGGGGCCTGCCGCCGGCCCATCGAGGGCCGTGTGGTCAACGCGCTGGGCAAGCAGTGGCACGTGGAG CACTTTGTCTGCGCCAAGTGTGAGAAGCCGTTCCTGGGGCACCGGCACTATGAGAAGAAGGGCCTGGCCTACTGTGAGACCCACTACAACCAG CTCTTTGGGGACGTCTGCTACACCTGCAGCCACGTGATCGAGGGTGACG TGGTGTCGGCCCTCAACAAGGCCTGGTGTGTGCACTGCTTCtcctgttccacctgcaacagcCGGCTCACCCTGAA GAACAAGTTCGTGGAGGTCGACATGAAGCCCGTGTGTAAGAGGTGCTACGAGAAGTTCCCGCTGGAGCTGAAGAAGCGGCTGAAGAAGCTGTCGGAGCTGGCAGCCCGCAGGGCGCAGCCCAAGCCCGCGGGCCTCCAGCCCGCCTGA